One window from the genome of Thermaerobacter marianensis DSM 12885 encodes:
- a CDS encoding class I SAM-dependent methyltransferase → MEEWLGWLELGPGDHLADLGTGPGLTSLMAANRVQPHGRVYAVDHWPEALDFLRRQAAAAGVDNIDLIQADLGHDDLSGVVPAGRVRKAMLTHVLHHVPAPQSVLQRVHAWLGPGARMVVAEFDPGGPGRVGPPPEERIREAELAQWLSDAGFHIVRRKTYPEQEQYALLVERR, encoded by the coding sequence GTGGAGGAATGGTTGGGCTGGCTGGAACTGGGCCCGGGGGACCATCTGGCCGACCTGGGGACGGGGCCCGGTTTGACCAGTCTCATGGCGGCAAACCGTGTCCAACCCCACGGCCGGGTGTATGCCGTGGACCATTGGCCCGAGGCGCTGGACTTCCTTCGCCGGCAGGCTGCGGCGGCCGGCGTCGACAACATCGATCTCATTCAGGCCGACCTCGGCCACGACGACCTGAGTGGGGTCGTTCCGGCCGGACGGGTGCGGAAGGCGATGCTCACCCACGTGCTGCACCACGTTCCCGCCCCGCAATCCGTGCTCCAGCGCGTGCACGCGTGGCTCGGTCCCGGTGCCCGGATGGTCGTCGCGGAGTTCGACCCGGGCGGCCCAGGCCGCGTGGGGCCGCCGCCGGAGGAGCGGATCAGAGAAGCGGAACTGGCGCAGTGGTTGAGCGACGCGGGTTTCCACATCGTGCGACGCAAGACGTATCCCGAACAAGAGCAGTACGCCCTTCTGGTGGAGCGTCGCTAG
- the pdo gene encoding protein disulfide oxidoreductase yields the protein MQLSEQDRREIRRRFEALESPVVLKLFVRGDKDECPYCEDTRQLLEAVAELDDRVTVEVHDLDLEPEVADRYGVDMAPAIVFARADGSDTGVRFYGIPAGYEFGTLIDDIVDVSRGTGELSPETEAYLKSLDTDVHLQVFVTPTUPYCPRAVRLAHKMALASDRVRADAIEAMEFPELANRFAVFGVPKTVVNGSAAVEGAVPEPHLLAVIQRALD from the coding sequence GTGCAGCTTTCCGAACAGGACCGGCGGGAGATCCGCCGGCGGTTTGAGGCGTTGGAATCCCCCGTGGTACTGAAGCTATTCGTCCGTGGGGACAAGGACGAATGCCCGTACTGCGAGGACACCCGCCAGCTGCTGGAGGCGGTGGCGGAGCTGGACGACCGCGTAACGGTCGAGGTCCACGACCTCGATCTCGAGCCGGAGGTGGCCGATCGGTACGGTGTCGACATGGCTCCCGCCATCGTGTTCGCGCGGGCCGACGGCAGCGACACGGGCGTGCGGTTCTACGGCATCCCGGCGGGTTACGAGTTCGGCACGCTGATCGACGACATCGTGGACGTATCCCGCGGAACCGGGGAACTGTCGCCGGAGACGGAAGCCTACCTGAAGTCACTGGACACCGACGTGCACCTGCAGGTCTTCGTGACGCCGACGTGACCGTACTGTCCCCGGGCGGTCCGCCTGGCTCACAAAATGGCGCTCGCCAGCGATCGGGTGCGCGCCGATGCCATCGAGGCCATGGAGTTCCCCGAACTGGCCAACCGCTTTGCGGTCTTCGGTGTTCCGAAGACCGTGGTCAACGGTTCGGCGGCCGTGGAGGGCGCGGTGCCGGAACCGCACCTGCTGGCGGTGATTCAGAGGGCCCTCGACTGA
- the rbsK gene encoding ribokinase, giving the protein MSGHAEPRRPVVTVVGSFAVGLTLRADRFPVAGETVVGRDFDRGPGGKGSNQAVQAARLGADVEFVGLVGDDDLAAMAWELYRREGVGTRYLGVVPGRNTGVGFIVLNAQGENFIVLDPGANGCLGPAHVERARERLAQSHVVLTQLEIPVEAAVHALRLARDAGVTAILNPAPARPLPLEHLALADVITPNETELRILLGLPPDDPADSLDLCHRLLAAGVRTVVLTRGARGVLVVEPGGVVEIPAFPVAVVDTTGAGDAFSATFAVSLAEGRPLAEAARRAAAAGALACTALGVIPALPRRDQLDALLAARA; this is encoded by the coding sequence ATGAGCGGGCATGCGGAGCCTCGGCGGCCGGTGGTGACCGTGGTGGGGAGTTTTGCCGTGGGCCTCACCCTGCGGGCCGACCGCTTCCCCGTGGCCGGCGAAACCGTGGTGGGCCGGGACTTCGATCGCGGGCCCGGCGGCAAGGGCAGCAACCAGGCGGTCCAGGCGGCCCGCCTGGGGGCCGACGTGGAGTTCGTCGGGCTGGTGGGGGACGACGACCTGGCGGCCATGGCCTGGGAACTCTACCGGCGGGAGGGGGTCGGTACCCGCTATCTGGGCGTGGTGCCCGGGCGCAACACGGGCGTGGGCTTCATCGTCCTCAACGCCCAGGGCGAGAACTTCATCGTGCTGGACCCGGGCGCCAACGGGTGCCTCGGACCGGCCCACGTGGAGCGGGCGCGGGAGCGGCTGGCGCAGAGCCACGTGGTGCTGACCCAGCTGGAGATCCCGGTGGAAGCGGCCGTCCATGCCCTGCGCCTGGCCCGGGACGCCGGGGTGACGGCGATCCTCAACCCGGCGCCGGCGCGGCCGCTGCCCCTCGAGCACCTGGCGCTGGCCGACGTCATCACGCCCAACGAGACGGAACTGCGCATCCTGCTCGGGCTACCGCCCGACGACCCTGCGGACTCCCTGGACTTATGTCATCGCCTGCTGGCGGCGGGGGTCCGGACCGTGGTGCTGACCCGTGGCGCCCGCGGCGTCCTGGTGGTCGAACCGGGTGGTGTCGTCGAGATCCCCGCTTTCCCCGTCGCCGTCGTGGACACCACGGGCGCCGGCGACGCCTTCAGTGCCACCTTCGCCGTCTCCCTGGCCGAGGGGCGGCCCCTGGCCGAGGCGGCCCGGCGGGCGGCGGCCGCGGGGGCCCTGGCCTGCACGGCCCTGGGCGTGATTCCGGCCCTGCCCCGGCGGGACCAGCTGGACGCCCTGCTGGCGGCGCGCGCCTGA
- the chrA gene encoding chromate efflux transporter — MHRSTLGEVVAVFFRLGVLAFGGPAAHIAMMQDELVRRRRWLDEQRFLDLLSITHLIPGPNSTELAMHLGMERAGWRGWLAAGACFILPAALMVGVLAHLYAVYGRAPVAVRFLEGVLPVVLAIVVQALWGLGRTVFRAPEPGAAEGTGRPRPAAALAARAGLAVTALALYWAGVHELLLLLAAAVAWGGAAAVARRRRRGLSAMAMVAGALGTAGLAGAGVTRLAEAAGAAGSAGSARFPGAAAAGGSLDAASLAAAAGATGSGSLAVLAAAAPAVPFSLSTLFLTFLKIGSVLYGSGYVLLAFLRRDFVERLGWLTDRQLLDAIAVGQFTPGPVFTTATFVGYLTGGWAGAAVATAGIFLPSFVFVAAIRPLADRLRRSPVLAAALDGLNVASLALMAGVTWQLARTAVFNLWTAGLFAAALVILGRTRLNSAWLIAAGAVIGLLMPR; from the coding sequence ATGCACCGCAGCACCCTCGGTGAAGTGGTGGCCGTGTTCTTCCGGCTGGGCGTGCTGGCCTTCGGCGGGCCGGCCGCCCACATCGCCATGATGCAGGACGAGTTGGTGCGGCGCCGGCGCTGGCTGGACGAGCAGCGCTTCCTCGACCTCTTGAGCATCACCCATCTGATCCCTGGTCCGAACTCCACGGAACTGGCCATGCACCTGGGGATGGAACGGGCGGGCTGGCGCGGGTGGCTGGCGGCGGGCGCGTGCTTCATCCTGCCGGCCGCCTTGATGGTGGGCGTGCTGGCCCACCTGTACGCGGTCTACGGCCGGGCGCCGGTGGCGGTGCGCTTCCTGGAAGGCGTGCTGCCGGTGGTGCTGGCCATCGTGGTCCAGGCCCTGTGGGGGCTGGGGCGCACGGTGTTCCGGGCGCCGGAACCGGGCGCGGCGGAGGGCACCGGCCGTCCCCGGCCCGCCGCCGCCCTGGCGGCCCGGGCGGGCCTGGCGGTGACCGCCCTGGCCCTGTATTGGGCCGGGGTCCACGAGCTGCTGTTGCTGTTGGCAGCGGCGGTGGCCTGGGGCGGTGCCGCCGCCGTCGCCCGCCGGCGCCGGCGCGGCCTATCCGCCATGGCGATGGTGGCAGGCGCCTTGGGGACCGCCGGCCTGGCCGGGGCGGGCGTCACCCGCCTCGCGGAAGCAGCCGGTGCGGCGGGGAGCGCGGGCTCCGCCCGGTTCCCGGGCGCCGCCGCTGCCGGGGGCAGCCTAGACGCCGCCAGCCTGGCAGCCGCTGCCGGGGCGACAGGCAGCGGGAGCCTGGCCGTCCTGGCCGCCGCCGCGCCGGCCGTACCCTTCAGCCTCTCCACCCTGTTCCTCACCTTCTTGAAGATCGGCTCGGTCCTGTACGGCAGCGGCTACGTGCTGCTCGCCTTCCTGCGCCGGGACTTCGTCGAGCGCCTGGGCTGGCTCACCGACCGGCAGTTGCTGGACGCCATCGCCGTAGGCCAGTTCACCCCCGGGCCGGTGTTCACCACCGCCACCTTCGTGGGTTACCTGACGGGCGGGTGGGCCGGGGCCGCCGTGGCCACGGCGGGGATCTTCCTGCCGTCTTTCGTGTTCGTGGCGGCCATCCGTCCCCTGGCCGACCGGCTGCGGCGCTCGCCGGTGCTGGCCGCTGCCCTGGACGGGCTCAACGTGGCGTCGCTGGCCCTGATGGCGGGCGTCACCTGGCAGCTGGCCCGCACGGCGGTGTTCAACCTGTGGACGGCGGGCCTGTTCGCCGCGGCCCTGGTCATCCTGGGACGCACCCGGCTCAACTCGGCGTGGCTCATCGCGGCGGGCGCCGTCATCGGGTTGCTGATGCCCCGGTAG
- a CDS encoding aminopeptidase translates to MTDPRVRKLAQVLVRYSLGLEAGDHFLIQTTDLATPLVQAIYREALQVGAFPQVLAQLEGLSEIYLKEASEEQLRVLTPLDRVAFEQYQHAMVIHAPHNVKALSGVDPRRLAIVHEARRQLADRLMARIGQGGKYCVTLFPTQALAQEAGMSLSDYQEFVFEACRLNDDDPVAAWQEVSHRQQRLVEFLNGVKEMRVVGDGTDLTVSVAGRTWINADGHINFPDGEVFTGPVEDSVRGTIRFSFPGIFQGQEIEDIRLRFEDGRVVQAEAARGQALLDALLATDQGARYVGEFAIGTNERITRFSRNLLFDEKIGGTVHLALGASYPITGGRNQSAIHWDMICDLRQGGEIYADGELIYRDGKFLIGV, encoded by the coding sequence GTGACCGATCCCCGCGTGCGGAAGCTGGCCCAGGTGCTGGTGCGCTACTCCTTGGGCCTCGAGGCCGGCGACCACTTCCTCATCCAGACCACCGACCTGGCCACCCCCCTGGTCCAGGCGATCTATCGGGAAGCCTTGCAGGTGGGCGCCTTCCCCCAGGTGCTGGCCCAGCTCGAGGGGCTCAGCGAGATCTACCTCAAGGAGGCGTCCGAGGAACAGCTGCGGGTCCTGACGCCCCTGGACCGCGTGGCCTTCGAACAATACCAGCACGCCATGGTGATCCACGCGCCCCATAACGTCAAGGCGCTCAGCGGCGTGGACCCGCGGCGGCTGGCCATCGTCCACGAGGCCCGGCGGCAGCTGGCGGACCGGCTCATGGCCCGCATCGGCCAGGGCGGCAAGTACTGCGTCACCCTCTTCCCCACCCAGGCGCTGGCCCAGGAGGCGGGCATGTCCCTGAGCGACTACCAGGAGTTCGTCTTCGAGGCCTGCCGCCTCAACGACGACGATCCCGTCGCCGCCTGGCAGGAGGTCAGCCACCGGCAGCAGCGGCTGGTGGAGTTTCTCAACGGCGTCAAGGAGATGCGGGTGGTGGGCGACGGCACGGACTTGACCGTCTCGGTGGCCGGCCGGACCTGGATCAACGCCGACGGCCACATCAACTTCCCCGACGGCGAGGTGTTCACCGGCCCCGTGGAAGACAGCGTCCGGGGCACCATCCGCTTCAGCTTCCCGGGGATCTTCCAGGGGCAGGAGATCGAGGACATCCGGCTGCGCTTCGAGGACGGCCGCGTGGTGCAGGCTGAGGCCGCCCGCGGCCAGGCGCTGCTGGATGCCCTGCTGGCCACCGACCAGGGCGCCCGCTACGTCGGCGAGTTCGCCATCGGCACCAACGAGCGGATCACGCGCTTCAGCCGCAACCTGCTCTTCGACGAGAAGATCGGCGGCACCGTGCACCTGGCCCTGGGGGCCAGCTACCCCATCACCGGCGGCCGGAACCAGTCCGCGATCCACTGGGACATGATCTGCGACCTGCGCCAGGGCGGCGAGATCTACGCCGACGGCGAGCTGATCTACCGCGACGGTAAGTTCCTCATCGGGGTGTAA
- the glmS gene encoding glutamine--fructose-6-phosphate transaminase (isomerizing): MCGIVGYVGPKQAVPILIGGLRALEYRGYDSAGIAVSYNGTVDVRKRVGRIDGLEQLLAQRPLRGTAGIGHTRWATHGRPSDANAHPHTDCTGTFVVVHNGIIENYAELRDELAGRGHRFASETDTEVVAHLLEDLYDGDLVRTVRRAAARLQGAYALAVLTRREPGKIVAVKQASPLIVGLGQGENFLASDIPALLPHTRRVIPLDEGEMAVLTRDGVQLMRLDGTPVEREPMTVTWDPGQAERGGYPHFMLKEIHEQPRAVRDTLSGRIHRSGEGVVLDAVRFDPEWVRQLRAVYLVACGTAYHAGLIGGRLIERLAGIPAWTEIASEFRYREPLVDERTLFVAISQSGETADTLAAMREAKRRGARVLAITNVVGSSVAREADDVVYTWAGPEIAVASTKAYTTQIVALTLLAVHLAERTGFTGPLGRKNLLESLRQLPDAVEAALQVEEEVKQIGELAGGWSDAFFIGRGLDYFTALEGQLKLKEISYIHAEAYAAGELKHGTLALIEQDTPVIALATQPALREKMISNIEEVRARGATVFAVIRRDLTGVERYARHTVKLPVVHPLLMPVVAAVPLQLLAYYAAVAKGTDVDKPRNLAKSVTVE, translated from the coding sequence ATGTGCGGCATCGTCGGTTACGTCGGGCCCAAGCAGGCCGTGCCCATCCTCATCGGCGGCCTGCGGGCCCTGGAATACCGCGGCTATGACTCGGCGGGCATCGCCGTCAGCTACAACGGCACCGTGGACGTGCGCAAGCGGGTGGGCCGCATCGACGGCCTGGAGCAGCTTTTGGCCCAGCGGCCCCTGCGCGGCACCGCCGGCATCGGCCACACCCGGTGGGCGACCCACGGCCGCCCGTCGGACGCCAACGCCCACCCGCACACCGACTGCACCGGCACCTTCGTGGTGGTGCACAACGGGATCATCGAGAACTACGCCGAGCTCCGGGACGAGCTGGCCGGCCGCGGCCACCGCTTTGCGTCGGAGACGGATACGGAAGTGGTGGCCCACCTGCTGGAAGACCTGTATGACGGCGACCTGGTGCGCACCGTCCGGCGGGCCGCCGCGCGCCTGCAAGGCGCCTACGCCCTGGCCGTGCTGACCCGGCGCGAGCCCGGCAAGATCGTGGCCGTCAAGCAGGCCTCGCCGCTGATCGTCGGCCTCGGCCAGGGGGAGAACTTCCTGGCCTCGGACATCCCCGCCCTGCTGCCCCACACCCGCCGGGTCATCCCCCTGGACGAGGGCGAGATGGCCGTCCTGACCCGCGACGGGGTCCAGCTGATGCGGCTCGACGGCACCCCGGTGGAGCGGGAGCCCATGACGGTGACCTGGGATCCCGGCCAGGCGGAGCGCGGCGGCTACCCCCATTTCATGCTGAAGGAGATCCACGAGCAGCCGCGGGCTGTCCGCGACACCCTGTCGGGCCGCATCCACCGCTCCGGCGAGGGCGTGGTGCTGGACGCCGTCCGGTTCGACCCCGAGTGGGTGCGGCAGCTGCGGGCCGTGTACCTGGTGGCCTGCGGGACCGCCTACCACGCCGGGCTCATCGGCGGCCGGCTCATCGAGCGGCTGGCGGGCATCCCGGCCTGGACGGAGATCGCCTCGGAGTTCCGCTATCGCGAACCCCTGGTGGACGAGCGCACCCTGTTCGTCGCCATCAGCCAGTCGGGCGAGACGGCCGACACCCTGGCCGCCATGCGCGAGGCGAAGCGCCGCGGTGCGCGGGTCCTGGCCATCACCAACGTGGTGGGCAGCTCGGTGGCCCGAGAGGCCGACGACGTGGTCTACACCTGGGCGGGGCCGGAGATCGCCGTGGCGTCGACCAAGGCATACACCACCCAGATCGTGGCCCTGACCCTGCTGGCGGTCCACCTGGCGGAGCGGACCGGGTTCACCGGACCCCTGGGCCGGAAGAACCTGCTGGAGAGCCTGCGGCAGCTGCCCGACGCGGTGGAAGCCGCCCTGCAGGTGGAAGAGGAGGTCAAGCAGATCGGAGAGCTGGCCGGCGGCTGGAGCGACGCCTTCTTCATCGGCCGCGGCCTCGACTACTTCACCGCCCTGGAGGGCCAGCTGAAGCTCAAGGAGATCTCCTACATCCACGCCGAGGCCTACGCCGCCGGCGAGCTGAAGCACGGCACCCTGGCGCTGATCGAGCAGGATACGCCGGTGATCGCCCTGGCCACCCAGCCCGCCCTGCGGGAGAAGATGATCAGCAACATCGAGGAGGTCCGCGCCCGGGGCGCCACGGTGTTCGCCGTGATCCGGCGCGACCTGACGGGCGTCGAGCGGTACGCGCGGCACACGGTGAAGCTGCCGGTGGTGCACCCGCTGCTGATGCCCGTGGTGGCGGCGGTGCCCTTGCAGCTCCTGGCGTACTACGCCGCCGTGGCCAAGGGGACCGACGTCGACAAGCCGCGGAACCTGGCGAAGAGCGTCACCGTGGAGTGA
- a CDS encoding nucleoside hydrolase: MPVRLIIDTDTAGDDVNSLLIALLHPEIQLEAVTISVGNVGFEQQIENALYTIEMAGRSGQVPVYPGCATPLLSEWVAADYVHGRDGMGDSFFPKARQRPEPKHAVDALIERIHAAPGELTILAQAPLTNIAAAVIRDPSIAAKVKTLYIMGGTYFAPGNITPAAEYNFYVDPEAARIVFRAGFDIRLVDWGLCVRDTVLDDADLDDIRRLDTELARFYLQVNRVVRRFNETVGIRGVTHPDSIVAAMIADPAIARGWQPCQVDIETRGELTRGASVITPAEYAGVEKRVEKPNAQVCLGADKARFKALLMDILSRR, translated from the coding sequence TTGCCGGTCCGCTTGATCATCGACACCGACACCGCCGGCGATGACGTCAACTCCCTGCTCATCGCCCTGCTGCACCCCGAGATCCAGCTGGAGGCCGTCACCATCTCCGTGGGGAACGTGGGGTTCGAGCAGCAGATCGAGAACGCCCTCTACACCATCGAGATGGCGGGCCGCAGCGGCCAGGTGCCCGTCTACCCGGGCTGCGCCACCCCGCTGCTCAGCGAGTGGGTGGCTGCCGACTACGTCCACGGCCGCGACGGCATGGGCGACTCCTTCTTCCCGAAGGCGCGGCAGCGGCCCGAGCCGAAGCACGCCGTCGACGCCCTGATCGAGCGCATCCACGCGGCCCCGGGCGAGTTGACCATCCTGGCCCAGGCGCCGCTGACCAACATCGCCGCCGCGGTGATCCGCGACCCCTCCATCGCGGCCAAGGTCAAGACCCTCTACATCATGGGCGGCACCTACTTCGCGCCGGGGAACATCACCCCGGCGGCGGAGTACAACTTCTACGTCGACCCCGAGGCCGCGCGCATCGTCTTTCGGGCCGGGTTCGACATCCGCCTGGTGGACTGGGGCCTGTGCGTCCGCGACACCGTGCTGGACGACGCCGACCTGGACGACATCCGGCGGCTGGACACCGAGCTGGCCCGGTTCTACCTCCAGGTGAACCGGGTGGTGCGGCGGTTCAACGAGACGGTGGGCATCCGCGGCGTCACCCACCCCGACTCCATCGTGGCCGCCATGATCGCCGACCCCGCCATCGCCCGCGGCTGGCAGCCCTGCCAGGTGGACATCGAGACCCGGGGCGAGCTCACCCGCGGGGCCTCGGTGATCACCCCGGCGGAGTACGCGGGCGTCGAGAAGCGGGTCGAGAAGCCCAACGCCCAGGTGTGCCTGGGGGCCGACAAGGCACGGTTCAAGGCACTGCTGATGGACATCCTCTCCCGGCGGTAG
- a CDS encoding MBL fold metallo-hydrolase — protein MEPIRLTARVTMLHGAVNSGLVQTGEGVLVIDTGLDRSAANKILRAVEELGGPVRAVLNTHAHADHFGGNAQIVRKTGVAVYAPAGEAEVIRQPLYEPVYLFGGAAPIAALRHRFLLAEASPVHHEVEPGQRLEWDGVSVEVIDLAGHSLAQVGFLVDGVLFAADSFAGLGPLAKHPIPYLVDAGRMLESLERVREVDAGWFVPGHGPAVRAGAELGEVLEANAAAIRRLLEWAAERLRQGPAGTEDLLAEMGAALGVAMTDPVAYVLNRTALLGVLATLEREGAVRAEVRDGRWWWAAV, from the coding sequence GTGGAGCCGATCCGGCTGACCGCGCGGGTGACGATGTTGCACGGGGCGGTCAACAGCGGTCTGGTGCAGACGGGCGAGGGCGTGCTGGTCATCGACACGGGCCTGGACCGGTCGGCGGCCAACAAGATCCTGCGCGCCGTGGAGGAACTGGGCGGGCCGGTGCGGGCGGTCCTCAACACCCACGCCCATGCCGACCATTTCGGTGGAAACGCCCAGATCGTCCGAAAGACGGGGGTGGCGGTCTACGCTCCGGCAGGCGAGGCGGAGGTGATCCGCCAGCCGCTGTACGAGCCCGTCTATCTCTTCGGCGGTGCCGCCCCCATCGCGGCGCTGCGCCACCGGTTCCTCCTGGCCGAGGCGTCGCCGGTGCACCATGAGGTCGAGCCGGGACAGAGGCTGGAGTGGGACGGGGTTTCCGTGGAGGTGATCGACCTGGCGGGCCACAGCCTGGCCCAGGTGGGGTTCCTGGTCGACGGGGTGCTGTTCGCCGCCGACAGCTTCGCCGGGCTCGGCCCTCTGGCCAAGCACCCTATCCCGTACCTGGTGGACGCCGGCCGGATGCTGGAGTCCCTGGAGCGGGTGCGGGAGGTCGACGCGGGCTGGTTCGTCCCGGGGCATGGGCCGGCGGTCCGGGCCGGGGCCGAACTGGGCGAGGTGCTGGAGGCCAACGCTGCCGCCATCCGGCGCCTGCTGGAGTGGGCGGCGGAGCGGCTGCGGCAGGGGCCGGCGGGGACGGAAGACCTGCTGGCCGAGATGGGGGCGGCCCTCGGGGTCGCCATGACGGACCCCGTCGCGTACGTGCTGAACCGCACGGCCCTCCTGGGGGTGCTGGCGACCCTGGAGCGGGAGGGTGCCGTTCGGGCGGAGGTGCGGGACGGGCGGTGGTGGTGGGCCGCGGTCTAG
- a CDS encoding GntR family transcriptional regulator, producing MGVEGPQLDRTSPVPLYLQIKEWMLDQIRSGRWPQRFKLPAEEDLAGAIGVSRGTLRKAIAALVSEGVLDQIHGKGTFVTAGGIEQPLAQRLSAFSELLEERGITYSTRVLEQALEEPASRVASLLRLEPGQRVVHLARIRLVESCPVAYMENYVPAHLAPGLERADFTRNGLFRTLEQEYGLRLAWGQRTFEALGAEGDVARYLDLPPGAPVFYIQQVVYLDDGRPVEFSDVWLRGDRFRLSAVIRRSREGRGREGAGALRGPRVGPPVPGPGDAVPGGGWSGPGAAKLSF from the coding sequence ATGGGCGTGGAGGGACCGCAGCTCGACCGGACCAGCCCTGTCCCGCTCTATCTCCAAATCAAGGAGTGGATGCTGGACCAGATCCGGTCGGGCCGCTGGCCGCAGCGGTTCAAGCTGCCCGCGGAAGAGGACCTGGCCGGCGCCATCGGCGTGAGCCGCGGCACCCTGCGCAAGGCCATCGCCGCGCTGGTCAGCGAGGGCGTGCTGGACCAGATCCACGGCAAGGGAACCTTCGTCACCGCCGGGGGCATCGAGCAGCCGCTGGCCCAACGCCTCTCGGCCTTTTCCGAGCTCCTGGAAGAGCGCGGCATCACCTACAGCACCCGGGTACTGGAACAGGCGCTGGAGGAGCCCGCCAGCCGGGTGGCCTCCCTGCTGCGCCTGGAGCCGGGCCAGCGGGTGGTCCACCTGGCGCGGATCCGCCTGGTGGAGTCGTGCCCGGTGGCGTACATGGAGAACTACGTGCCGGCCCACCTGGCCCCGGGGCTGGAACGGGCCGACTTCACCCGCAACGGGCTCTTCCGCACCCTCGAGCAGGAGTATGGCCTCAGGCTGGCCTGGGGCCAGCGCACCTTCGAGGCCCTGGGGGCCGAAGGCGACGTGGCGCGATACCTGGACCTGCCCCCCGGGGCGCCCGTGTTCTACATCCAGCAGGTGGTCTACCTGGACGACGGCCGGCCCGTCGAGTTCTCCGACGTGTGGCTGCGCGGCGACCGGTTCCGCCTGTCGGCGGTGATCCGCCGGTCCCGGGAGGGGCGCGGGCGGGAAGGGGCCGGGGCCTTGCGGGGCCCGCGGGTGGGGCCGCCGGTGCCGGGACCCGGGGACGCGGTGCCCGGCGGCGGCTGGTCCGGGCCGGGAGCCGCCAAGCTCTCGTTTTAA
- the deoC gene encoding deoxyribose-phosphate aldolase produces MTSEGYPNGSAGTGTGRSGARLARFIQSTLIASDATEERVVAHCRACLEYGFHAAMVPPLWVPVARRVLAGSPVRVASFVDFPLGCMTTGARVALARELAEAGVDEIDVMVPLGLFKSGRLAEFRADLEAVVRAARPAATKAMLELPLLEPGERERMVELALAAGFDWLKNASGGAVGVATPDDIRFLRGRAPAGVGVKASGGIKTAAQAWALIDAGAELLGTSSAVALVTGEDAQDAAGLAGGDEPAGRSGAAAGDRNPAAPY; encoded by the coding sequence TTGACCTCGGAAGGGTATCCCAACGGGTCGGCCGGGACCGGCACCGGGCGGAGCGGGGCGCGCCTGGCACGGTTCATCCAGTCGACCCTGATCGCCAGCGACGCGACGGAAGAACGGGTGGTGGCCCACTGCCGGGCCTGTTTGGAGTACGGGTTCCATGCGGCCATGGTGCCGCCGCTGTGGGTGCCCGTGGCCCGGCGGGTGCTGGCCGGTTCCCCGGTCCGGGTCGCATCCTTCGTCGACTTCCCCCTCGGTTGCATGACCACCGGGGCGCGGGTCGCCCTGGCCCGCGAGCTGGCTGAGGCCGGGGTGGACGAGATCGATGTGATGGTGCCGCTGGGCCTGTTCAAGAGCGGCCGGCTGGCGGAGTTCCGAGCCGACCTGGAGGCGGTGGTGCGGGCCGCCCGGCCGGCGGCGACCAAGGCGATGCTGGAGCTGCCGCTGCTGGAGCCCGGGGAGCGTGAGCGGATGGTGGAACTGGCCCTGGCCGCGGGCTTCGACTGGCTCAAGAACGCCAGCGGCGGCGCCGTGGGCGTCGCCACGCCCGACGACATCCGCTTCCTGCGGGGGCGGGCACCCGCGGGGGTGGGGGTCAAGGCCTCGGGCGGTATCAAGACGGCGGCCCAGGCCTGGGCCCTGATCGACGCGGGGGCCGAGCTGCTGGGGACCAGTTCCGCCGTCGCCCTGGTCACAGGAGAGGACGCCCAGGACGCCGCGGGGCTTGCCGGTGGGGACGAACCGGCCGGCCGGTCCGGCGCGGCGGCCGGGGACCGCAACCCCGCCGCGCCGTATTGA